A genomic region of Leptolyngbya sp. NIES-2104 contains the following coding sequences:
- a CDS encoding Tex family protein, whose translation MINIPQLLAKELSLRSFQVTNALELFAEGATVPFIARYRKERTGEMDEVQLRDLFDRYTYLTELEERKKSVLESIESQGKSTEELKSKIEACLQKNELEDLYLPYRPKRRTRATIAKEKGLGGLAEFIASLNQPKAQSVSLEDEARKYLTEEVKTTEEALHGASDILAEEVSEKAELRSYLREFLFSTGVFVSRIKDDHAEGTTKFEMYRSYQSKVKAIAPHNLLALYRGESEGILSFELAFDEDAVQQYLESEIIRGKAVREFYRSMLKDAFNRLMKNSIISEVRSQKKQEADIESIKTFETNLRELLLSAPAGMKPTLAIDPGFRTGCKVSVLDQTGKFLKYEAIFPHTGAEKRKQAAITLKQLIEKYKIELIAIGNGTASRETDEFVAEVLADLERKPIKVIVNESGASIYSASPVAIAEFPDLDITVRGAISIGRRLQDPLAELVKIDPKSIGVGQYQHDVDQKLLKKKLDETVESCVNYVGVDLNTASKELLMSVSGISATVANNIVAYRNENGAFVDRKSLLKVPKLGAKTFEQAAGFLRIRGGKNPLDNTAVHPESYGILETIAKDSKISLSQTAQIASQLKSDLKKYVTDAIGEPTLRDIISELEKPGRDPRAEFKYATFREGIKEISDLKVGMELEGIVTNVANFGAFVDVGVHQDGLIHVSQMSDRFVSDPNQIVKVGQVVRVRVLELNEALKRISLSMKSEARSEKATPTKNQPAPKQVEKKSEKKQTAQKPVSIDDLKSKFGKKA comes from the coding sequence ATGATCAACATTCCTCAGCTTCTGGCAAAAGAACTTTCACTGCGATCGTTCCAGGTAACTAATGCACTGGAATTATTTGCAGAAGGGGCGACGGTTCCGTTTATTGCGCGGTATCGCAAGGAACGGACAGGCGAAATGGATGAAGTGCAGCTACGTGATTTGTTCGATCGATATACGTATCTGACGGAATTGGAAGAGCGGAAGAAAAGCGTTCTTGAATCGATCGAGTCTCAGGGCAAATCGACTGAGGAGTTGAAGAGCAAGATTGAAGCTTGTTTGCAGAAAAATGAATTAGAAGATTTGTATTTGCCGTATCGTCCAAAGCGCAGAACGAGAGCGACGATCGCAAAAGAAAAAGGCTTAGGTGGACTAGCAGAATTCATTGCCAGTTTGAATCAACCAAAAGCGCAATCGGTTTCATTGGAAGATGAAGCGAGAAAGTATTTAACTGAAGAGGTTAAAACAACTGAGGAAGCGCTCCACGGTGCATCTGATATTTTGGCAGAGGAAGTTTCAGAAAAAGCAGAACTACGATCATATTTAAGAGAATTCTTATTCAGTACAGGTGTGTTTGTTTCACGAATCAAAGATGATCATGCTGAAGGTACAACAAAGTTTGAAATGTACCGAAGTTATCAGTCGAAAGTGAAAGCGATCGCGCCTCATAATCTTCTCGCTTTGTATCGTGGGGAATCAGAAGGAATTCTCAGCTTTGAGCTTGCATTCGATGAAGATGCAGTGCAGCAATATTTAGAAAGTGAGATTATTCGAGGGAAAGCTGTACGAGAATTTTATCGATCGATGTTAAAAGATGCGTTTAATCGGTTGATGAAAAACTCGATTATTTCAGAAGTGCGATCGCAGAAAAAACAGGAAGCCGATATTGAATCGATTAAAACATTTGAAACGAATCTAAGAGAATTATTGCTCTCGGCTCCAGCAGGAATGAAACCGACCTTAGCGATCGATCCTGGATTTCGCACAGGCTGTAAGGTTTCAGTTCTTGACCAAACTGGAAAATTTCTGAAATACGAAGCGATTTTTCCACATACAGGAGCAGAGAAACGCAAACAAGCGGCAATTACTCTGAAGCAATTAATTGAAAAATATAAGATTGAATTAATTGCGATCGGGAATGGAACTGCAAGCCGCGAAACTGATGAATTCGTTGCGGAAGTTTTAGCAGATTTGGAGCGTAAACCGATCAAAGTAATTGTGAATGAATCGGGAGCTTCGATTTATTCTGCAAGTCCGGTCGCGATCGCAGAATTTCCAGATCTTGATATCACTGTTCGAGGTGCAATTAGTATCGGACGAAGATTGCAAGATCCGTTAGCTGAATTAGTCAAGATTGATCCGAAATCGATTGGAGTCGGACAATATCAGCACGATGTTGATCAAAAGCTTTTGAAAAAGAAGCTTGATGAAACGGTTGAAAGCTGTGTGAACTATGTAGGTGTTGATCTCAATACTGCATCGAAAGAATTGTTGATGTCTGTATCGGGTATTAGTGCAACTGTTGCAAACAATATTGTGGCTTACCGGAATGAGAACGGGGCATTTGTTGATCGTAAATCACTTCTAAAAGTACCAAAGCTAGGAGCGAAAACGTTTGAACAAGCAGCAGGATTTTTGAGAATTCGAGGTGGGAAAAATCCGCTTGATAATACGGCTGTTCACCCGGAAAGTTACGGGATTTTAGAAACGATCGCAAAAGATTCAAAGATTTCACTCTCGCAAACAGCGCAAATTGCATCACAACTTAAATCGGATCTGAAAAAGTATGTGACAGATGCGATCGGAGAACCAACCTTGCGAGACATCATCAGCGAACTGGAGAAACCCGGACGTGATCCACGCGCTGAATTTAAATATGCAACCTTCAGGGAGGGGATCAAAGAAATCTCAGATCTCAAAGTTGGAATGGAGCTTGAAGGCATTGTGACGAACGTGGCAAACTTTGGAGCGTTCGTAGATGTTGGAGTTCATCAAGACGGGTTAATTCACGTTTCGCAAATGAGCGATCGATTTGTCAGCGATCCAAATCAGATCGTCAAAGTTGGACAAGTCGTAAGAGTCCGAGTTCTTGAACTGAACGAAGCACTTAAGCGAATTAGTTTGTCGATGAAGTCAGAAGCGCGATCGGAGAAAGCTACTCCGACTAAAAATCAGCCTGCACCAAAGCAAGTCGAGAAAAAATCTGAGAAAAAGCAAACTGCTCAAAAACCCGTCTCGATCGATGACCTGAAATCGAAATTTGGCAAGAAAGCCTAG
- a CDS encoding DUF5678 domain-containing protein, giving the protein MKTVKIIVEKYADGYVAYPLGVDGVVVGQGDTYEEALADVKSAIRFHIETFGEKVLEPESPILEAFVAEAAL; this is encoded by the coding sequence ATGAAAACAGTCAAAATTATTGTTGAAAAATATGCTGATGGATATGTCGCTTATCCATTAGGTGTGGATGGGGTTGTCGTTGGGCAAGGTGACACTTACGAAGAAGCTTTAGCGGATGTTAAATCTGCGATTCGTTTTCATATTGAGACGTTTGGTGAGAAAGTCCTTGAGCCTGAGTCTCCAATACTGGAGGCGTTTGTTGCTGAGGCTGCTCTCTAA
- a CDS encoding DUF6439 family protein produces the protein MSETLSSQLSEVSTIELAQALVERLSISDRDWHRLKSNRKARAIEQSAVALVYLLKENPEEALPRLQQAVGWLDRSISAPPCPSHGNRH, from the coding sequence ATGTCAGAAACTCTTTCTTCCCAACTTTCAGAAGTCAGCACGATCGAACTCGCTCAAGCTTTAGTAGAACGATTGAGCATTAGCGATCGAGATTGGCATCGCCTCAAATCAAACCGCAAAGCAAGAGCGATCGAACAGTCCGCAGTCGCCTTAGTCTACTTGCTTAAAGAAAATCCTGAAGAAGCATTGCCCCGATTACAGCAAGCAGTCGGCTGGCTCGATCGTTCGATTTCCGCACCACCTTGTCCGAGTCATGGGAATCGGCACTAG
- the asnS gene encoding asparagine--tRNA ligase, protein MTRRIAELLRAGQPDETVTIQGWVRTKREQKGFSFIEVNDGSSMAGLQVVINQDVPDYEENLKRISTGASVEVSGVLVPSLGKGQRIELKASTLKVYGEADPETYPLQKKRHSFEFLREIGHLRSRTNTLGAVFRVRNACATAIHQFFQERGFLWVHTPVITASDCEGAGEMFAVTSLNLKQVPLNEQKEIDYTQDFFGKPAYLTVSGQLEAEIMAMAFSNVYTFGPTFRAENSNTSRHLAEFWMVEPEMAFCDLDGDMDLAEAFLKYIFSYVMEHCPEDMEFFNARIDDSVLATAENIINNQFERITYTKAIELLERADKKFEYPVEWGLDLQSEHERYLAEDLFKKPTIVTDYPTQIKAFYMRLSDDEKTVRAMDILAPKIGEIIGGSQREERLDVLERRIIEQGLDPATYWWYLDLRRFGTVPHAGFGLGFERLVQFMTGMANIRDVIPFPRTPQNVEF, encoded by the coding sequence ATGACTCGACGTATTGCAGAACTTCTTCGCGCTGGTCAACCGGACGAAACTGTGACGATCCAAGGTTGGGTTCGGACCAAGCGAGAACAAAAAGGATTTTCATTTATCGAAGTGAATGATGGTTCTTCGATGGCTGGGCTGCAAGTCGTGATTAATCAAGATGTGCCGGACTATGAGGAGAATCTGAAACGAATTAGCACTGGAGCTTCGGTAGAAGTGTCTGGGGTACTTGTGCCGTCTTTGGGGAAAGGTCAGCGGATTGAATTAAAAGCAAGTACGCTGAAGGTCTACGGGGAAGCTGATCCAGAGACTTACCCGTTGCAGAAGAAGCGGCATTCGTTTGAGTTTCTGCGAGAAATTGGACATCTACGATCGCGTACCAACACTTTAGGTGCAGTCTTCCGAGTCCGAAACGCTTGCGCCACTGCAATCCATCAATTTTTCCAGGAGCGCGGTTTCTTGTGGGTTCATACTCCTGTGATTACTGCAAGCGACTGTGAAGGTGCAGGTGAAATGTTTGCGGTCACGAGTTTGAATCTGAAACAAGTACCGCTCAATGAACAGAAAGAAATTGATTACACCCAAGACTTTTTTGGTAAGCCTGCTTATTTAACAGTGAGTGGACAGCTTGAAGCCGAGATTATGGCGATGGCGTTTAGCAATGTCTATACATTTGGTCCAACCTTTCGGGCGGAAAACTCCAACACATCGCGGCACTTGGCAGAGTTCTGGATGGTTGAGCCAGAAATGGCATTCTGTGATCTCGATGGTGATATGGATTTGGCTGAAGCGTTTTTGAAATACATCTTCAGCTATGTGATGGAACATTGCCCGGAAGACATGGAGTTTTTCAATGCTCGAATTGATGATTCGGTGTTGGCAACGGCAGAAAATATTATCAACAATCAGTTCGAGCGGATTACTTATACAAAAGCGATCGAGCTTCTCGAAAGAGCCGACAAAAAATTCGAGTATCCGGTGGAATGGGGCTTAGATTTGCAGTCGGAACACGAGCGATATTTAGCTGAGGACTTGTTTAAGAAACCAACGATCGTCACCGATTATCCAACTCAAATCAAAGCGTTTTACATGCGGTTGAGCGATGACGAAAAAACCGTTCGAGCGATGGACATTCTCGCGCCCAAGATTGGCGAAATCATCGGTGGATCGCAGCGGGAAGAACGATTGGACGTTTTGGAACGGCGGATTATTGAGCAAGGATTAGATCCCGCTACCTATTGGTGGTATTTGGATCTAAGACGCTTTGGAACTGTTCCTCATGCTGGCTTTGGCTTGGGATTTGAACGATTGGTTCAATTCATGACGGGAATGGCAAATATTCGCGATGTGATTCCATTCCCGCGCACACCCCAGAATGTGGAATTTTAA
- a CDS encoding type II toxin-antitoxin system HicA family toxin yields the protein MPKFPKDAAKAKVIRALESLGFQIVREKEHISMVRQNEDGTETPLTLPNHRQIKASTLRSICTQAGISREEFLQAYDDS from the coding sequence ATGCCTAAGTTTCCGAAAGATGCCGCCAAAGCAAAAGTTATTCGCGCCTTGGAATCTCTTGGCTTTCAAATTGTGAGAGAGAAAGAGCATATTTCAATGGTGCGACAGAACGAAGACGGTACAGAAACACCGCTAACCTTACCAAACCATCGACAGATTAAAGCCTCAACACTTCGATCGATTTGTACTCAAGCTGGAATCTCACGCGAAGAATTTTTACAAGCTTATGACGATAGCTAA